The Gossypium hirsutum isolate 1008001.06 chromosome D07, Gossypium_hirsutum_v2.1, whole genome shotgun sequence genome includes the window CGAGATAGATAAGTCAGTTTGTTGTTTTGGATTACAGCGTTGGTTTGGTTGGTTGTTGTTGTAATAATGGTCGGCTTAGAGAACTAATCACCCCTTTTCCTAACCATCAAAATATCCCCATCCTTTTTTATATCCTAATCTTCCTCCTTTTTGCAGATCAACGATCCTCTGGATTTTTCTTTTCAGATTCCTAAATCCAACAATACCTAAAGCCTTTGAGATATTTATATAGATCGATCGAAATCGAAGACAGCAGGGTGGCTTGAGAAAAGGGTAAGTCTGGGGTTTGGTGGTTATTGGAAGTAAATGGCGAATCTGTATGTGAAAGCGGTGCCACCGGCGGATCTGAACCGGAACACCGAGTGGTTCATGTACCCAGGAGTATGGACTACTTATATTCTAATCCTATTCTTCTCCTGGCTCCTTGTTCTCTCCATCTTCGGTTGCTCTCCTGGCATGGCTTGGACCGTCGTCAATCTCGCTCACTTCCTCGTGcgttttcttttcttgtttcttCCCATAATTGTTTTTATTGTCTTGAATGTTCAATTGGGTTTCTTTTTATGCCCGGGAATTACTTATTCTGTTTTGGGTTTTATTCGTTGTTTGAAATTGGCTTTGTATGGGTTGATTTTGAGTGTCTTGGATATGTTATTGCTATTTTCCTTTAGGTTCTTTTGTGGGGTTGTTGATTTGTTCTTGTTTTAAGCTTTAGTTACACTGTTAAGTTTGAATTCCATGCATCAGTATCTCTCTTTTGTCTCAGTTGTCGTAGAGAAATTGTTTAAGTTTGAACTGAAATCATCTCAATTGATATGGGAAATGGGTAAATCAGGGTGTTTTAGCGATTGAACAATGTCATTATTTTCTGAGAATCTGTTCCGAGTATGAGATATAGGGtgatatatattcaaaattttatttcctAGCATTCCAACATGTCTCTAGAACAGAATTAAGATTTTGCCAATGCAAACCTAGTCCATGTTGAGCTGTTTTGCAGCTTGGCCATATATTATTACCTGTATTGGTAATTTGCCACCCGCTTATACTTCTCTTTATATCTGTCTGAAGTCCTTTATGTGCTGCTTCACTTTCTATTTTGCATTAACTCATGTTGTTAGAAGGTTAGCATCTATCTAATCATGAGGCTTTCCAACTAGTTGATTGCTGTCTCTAAAATATCCATGCCTTCTTGGTATTTCAATCTAGCTGATCTTGTGCTTCTTTCTCTTGTAAAAATTAGTTGCTTTTCTGTTGTATTTCACAGAGTACAAAAGCCTTAAGTTTTTCTATTGGGCTATTTTTTTCCTATTTAGTTTCAGAACATCACCAATCTGCTTGATAGTTATCTGAACCAACATTGAATAATCTATTTTCAGGTTACATACCACTTCTTTCACTGGAAGAAAGGAACCCCATTTGCTGAAGATCAAGGGATTTACAATGGCTTGACTTGGTGGGAGCAGATAGACAATGGAAAGCAGCTTACACGCAATAGGAAGTTTCTAACTGTCGTACCTGTTGTGCTGTAAGTCTTCCTTATTTGATATCTTGCAAAATGTGCGTATGCATGTCTTCATTTTCAAGCATTGAAGGTTGATTATTCagccttttcttttcttcccctTATTAAATTAACAAACTGTATAGACTACTAGGCATGCCAGAATCAAACAATGGGTAAATAAATATAGAGCCCACTgattatatatgattttgtttgTGCCATGGGAGAGTTTCTGTAACATGGCTCTGTTATTATTGAGTACTCTTATTCATCAAATGGGTAGCTGTTGCTTTTCTCTTAACATATATCAAGTATGTTCATGTGCGTACAGGTATCTATGTTCTCATTTGCCTTCTGTGAACTAATATTTATTCAATtgcatttgtaaaaaaaaaaaatggtttctttTGAATTCCTTTACTTATCACCAACATGTTTGTCAGTTGGTCGtttttaatatattagctctCAAGGCTCAAGTCAATGCCAACTTTTGTTGTGATACTTTGTTTTGTATAAGACACTCATCAAGAAAACCCTGCCttatgtaaataatttatcaGACCTTTTTATTAGAGTTATTTGAATAGAAGATAAACAGGAAACTTGTTCCATTGGCAGGAATGGATGGATTCAATGTGCAGTGCAATACATGAACTTTGGTTttgttaaattgtaaattttagttcaattttcacAAACCACCAACTCTGTTACAAACATGATACCAATTTAGGTTTACTTATTGCATACATGATTATATTGACTCAACTTGGAAATAActggattttttttatatatgtacaattgaattaaaattgaaGTTTCATGTGTGTAGTTGTACTAAAACGAAGTTCATTCACATTAAACATTGGATCTAAGTTAATGTGTAACTTTTAGATTTATCCCTAGGTTTAAATCTACCTCCCTGTGTGTGAATGACCGAGTGTAACATCAAACTTTGAAAGACCAAAAGAGAAGAACTACTATTATGTGATTAGATTTTAGTCTTGCTATGGGATTTGAGACTCTGCCAAGTATGCAGTTTGTCTTCAATTTGGTGCAGACTTGTAGAGTCTTGTTTCCTCAGAGAAGTCTGGTTGATTGCCTCACAAATCAGACATTGACAATATTTTGATAGATGATAAACAACAGAATTTCATCCTTGATTGTCCTGCTGCTTTCATGAACCTCCGCAGTATGACTTCATGTATAGTTGATGGGCTTTTTTGTTTTGCCAGAGAGTTTGCTGCATTTAGGCATTTTGGATTTCATTTGCTGAAGTCAGATACTCAGATACCTATTGACCTTGTTTTTTTTCTGTTTACTGACAGGTACTTGATAGCCTCGCATACAACCGACTATCAACATCCTATGCTCTTTTTTAACACACTTGCAGTGCTTGTGCTTGTCATCGCCAAGTTCCCCAACATGCACAAGGTCCGGATCTTTGGAATCAATGCAGACAAGTGAATGAGTCTCCCCTTAAAGAATAGTTGGTTTTGCCTGCTAGAAAGCCACTGCTGCTTCCCCTATGCTAAAAACGGGCATCTTTTGTATAGGAGGACATTTCGAAAGCTgtcttttgtttttttggtttttgCTGAGTCTGCGGACTGCATTTACAAGCTCTCTTAGATCAATAAGTGTACAGTGGAGAAATCTAATGTATGTTAAATACTTCACTATGCTCTTATCAGCGtatcacatatcttcataccgtAATCCATATCTTTGAATCTCTTATGGCACCACCTGGATGACTCCAGTTCGGTTTAAGCATTAATGTGAAATTGGGTGTTAATATATTATGTTTATTGGATTGAAAATGCAGTAACATAATAAAGCTATATGAGAATATGGCAATAGCTGTTATAAGTTTGTATGGAAGAGACGTGATTCCAAACCCAATTCTTTAGATTGGAGAAGCATCAATAGAGAGGAGAGGAGCCAAACAAATAGAACtatggaagaagttacatgataAAAACAGCACCACAAAacgttacatatatatatatacacagtaGAGTTATTGACTTCTCAAGCTGCAATATTTTCTTAGCAAACTTTGTTTTACTTATGTAAACCTGGAAAATGGGATGTAAACGTTAGAGCTACTAGTTTCCATTAAAATGGCTTTAAATCAAACTTAAGTGGGCATCCAATATGTATTTATGATTTTTGTTAGTaacttttttctttaaattaactatttaatctttaattaatgatttttgttaaattaaatattaataattttattattttttatttcatagaaGTTAAActtcatttaattaatatttttattaaattaaataatatctaattatatttcttaattaatctttctatacaaaacttaattaatttattaaagggaataatgacaaatttaacccttaacatttacatCTTTTATCAATTTGGCTCTTATTCTTGTTTTGAACTAAATTTAACACTCAACTtttcaaaaagagttgaatttgaccATCAACCTTTGTTTTTAGCATAAAATATATGTGGACGGTCACGCGGGTTGCCACAccaatatcattaataaattaatgttttagttagcatttttgttataaaaatgtgatttgactctttttgaaaggttaaaggccaaatttagcttaaaaaatgagagtcaaattgacaaaagatgtaaatgttgagggctaaagttatcatgtcttttttttttgtgaacattaatctcattatagattctaTCATACCTGCTCTTTTTGATATAAAGCTTAGAACTGCCCATAACCTCTCCAACccttaaataaaaggataatgagCTTCAGTATACTCGAGCCCACATCCTCCTGCATTAACATtgtcgaattaagactcaatcgacaaaaTTATCATTTCTTTATTAAAGTAAACAGTCTTTGGTAATAATAGTTTAACATTATTATATGATGAACTGatagtaaaaagaaaaagtttcaaaGTAAGATTAACAGAATGACATATGCAAgatatatttaaagttttataaaaaatggGACACATGTCATCATcttaattttatttgtgaaaGTATGCTATAAGTTTTTGTGTTcttcgtaaatttaaaatttggtccatgtactttatttttagaaatgtatttttatagatttcaaaatttatatccaattgtttagactattaaaattattttgttaaatttaggtcattacaaaattattatttttagttacagtgtgtttttttttaatttcaaaaagttacacaaaaaaattaataattttttttaacaatgttaacaattggacattaaattttaaaatctaaataatagagaggctaaattcttaaaaataaaaatttagaaactaaattccaaattagaaaaaagtgcagagatattttctttttcactagCTAGCAATAtatttgtaatacccaattttagcctgAGCCCATGTAGATTAAATAaacgaataaataaaaaaacaaccaataaaataaaattcagtcCATTGTCcatttatatacaaataaatcaaaattaccTTAGCCCAAACCCAATACAATACAAAACCCACTAAACCTAACCCGAATTACAATACACCCAGCCCAATAACGAAAACCAGCCCAGATTGTTTTCATTTTCTGAAACCCTAAGGGTTCCAGAGCCTCAGACGCCGCATGAAGAAACTAGATTCTTCCGCGCGTGGATGCTAGCAGTCACCGAGCCTCCGCCATGCGCCTCTAGCTGTACCTGCAACTAACAAACAAGCATAGGCCaacaaacacaaaaaaagaaaaaacgaaATAACAAAATGAAAGATAACAGATTGTATttcagtattttattttattttttattttgtgattATAAAAGGCCAAGCAAGGCACTGTAAAAAGGATTCACGGATTgaatacaaaaaacaaaaaaaattcagagAAAACGAAAAGATTTAAAAGGTGAAtaaactctttgcttttctttattttttttctttcgtctCTTTTTTATTCAAATGCAGTAAAAGAGAAGGGGTTAGAAAGCTTATCTGGACACTGGACCTCACTCGCTTTGTCGAAATCGAAGTTTGAGAGGGGGTGAGCAGTTTTGCGGCAGAAGGAAAATGGCCTAGGGTtccttcttttttaatttttgttttaaaaatgataaaagttacTAATTAGGGTTTAATGTGGCATTTATATACGTTGAGAAACGGTGTCGTTTGAGGCTGATTGAGGTGACCCGATCCGAGGGAAGGATCCACGCGTTTTTGTCTCAATGGTCCATTTGCGCAACAGGTCCATCtgtattttatgttgttttaattcagtttttatcattattttaatttatacattaTATTTGGTTTTGGTTTCAATTGAATACATAATAGAACAACACCGTTTTGGAAGGATTAATCTATACGCCAAAGAGGATTTGTGCGTTTAATTGCTGCAATAGTCCCTCTGATGTTAAACAGTTCTTAATTTGGTCGTTTACACATTTGTTTCAAATTCGCCCTTGAAATTTTGTTTTAgttctaaattaatttatttttttgtttttttactattaaattaattggtttattattattattattattattattattattattattattattattatatgtacaTTATTATTTACATTAGGTTTTACTTATctagattaatatatatatatatattaattttaagatttattcatttttattttctcctcataattctttctttaaaattcatctaaacattttattcatttttagttctattattaaattatttcaaatcttcacattaattacttattttttttatttttttaatgtaaaattttgtgtacatatttttttttaattccaaatttcttttctctcattattgtttttttatgagttacattttaattttttttagaataatagtttttaaatgttgatgTTGATATTTGCATAATGTATGATTGAAATTATTGTTATACTTggttatgtttatttattgttcATTACTCATTGGTGTGCATTTTATATTCGAATTTTGCATGGTTCGTTGCCGCTTAATCACACTACATTTTTAAAAGAAACCgtgtttcattaaaaatattaaaatcatctTATTTCGTAAATTGAAAAAATACTCGGTATTTGCGATTCTCGagaggattgtgccctaacttactgggcttcgatttttttcgatgaatttagatagccAAGTATTTCTTTTGCAATAAAACCATACAAATTCTAAATAAAGTTTTTcgggatttcaaaatgttgaatcCTAattcactggatatgacattttgttaactcgagttaaggattttaaaataaaggcaatattcggtgtttcgaaatttcgagaaattgaaccctaacttactggattctgatttctcgtttgacccaaataaccaaatatccttctcaaaaggcatgaattttaaattttaaaaagagaaacttaatttcaaaaattggactgttgcaccctaactcattgagtgtgataatttatttctttgaaatgagtatgtcttatcatccaattcgattattcaagttttcttttcaaaggatcgtattttaaaatattttcaaaatttcaacactaagacattaaggtatcaattcggtaccaatttttgggctttgcgagggtgctaacccttcctcgtgcgcaaccgactcccaaacctattttctcaaaattcgaagaccaaaatcgttatttagtaaatcaatatattttattcaaatctcagggtgacccgatcacacctcaataaaagatcggtggcgacacCAATTTTCGTTTTCAAGTCGActactaatttttgttttcaaaaaaatggttttgaatttaattatataatatactaaaaaataattcataaatttaattagacatttaattttgaaaaatatattaaattatataatatcattttttaagATATTAGTTAAGTTATTTTTGAATTTCCACTCCGCTGGGGACCTttgagagtcaagccgtaaaattgatttttttttgtcttattgtcgaaaattgaaaatttgatctgaaaaattacgatcctctcattgcatttgtTTGTGGTATGATTACTGTAAATTGAGTTTTAtatcttggcatcatattgcataaagactgtttagtattgcccttttaagtgggagtgagaagctactcctttgtgagattttcacctccgtgcaggatagtggatcacttctgggatacatccgtacctatgtcttcgtgatatttcatctccgtgcagccatagggaaatgtattcccctgaaccgaagtcggtctgtatgagcctataatgggtgaagatcgagaaatctgctggtttgggtatcttgactttagaaccaaaccacatatagaggACCTAGGAGCCTAACTTAAGTAGAATTATCCCAAACTTTAGTGATTACCCAGATATGTACTTGATTTTTGTCCATGTGTTATACTGACTTGTTTGTGTTTTGTTGGTATTTTTTGCATGTCACTACATATTTCAAAGAGTGTCGATTCAAGTTCGgttactaaattagaaaattgtcatggaaaatgaatttcttgataaagtggaagacaatgccATTGTCCATATATGGTCAGAGAAAGTGCAATTGGAAAAAGGAGACAGTTTAGCTAAGGGGTATGTGTCAGAGCTGTGGGATTACACTCGTATTAGTGTGACGCAAAATAGCCTTCAAGAGTTAAAGGAGATATGGGATCAGTGGAATGATGAGACTAAGCAGTTGTTTTACTCTAATTATGGGGACTTACcgtatttatttgatattagggTGGATGAACAATTGTTTCGGGCCCTTGCTCAATATTGAAACCCTGCATATAACTGTTTTACTTTTGGGAGGGTGGATTTGGTGCCTACAGTGGAGGAATATACAGTTTTACTACGTTGCCTGAGGTTTCAGGTTGACAAAGCATATTCCAGAGCCACGTATGTCCCAGCTTTTTGGAAAAAATTGATGAACATTACGGAGATGGGTGAGCAGTGGATCACGGCCAGGATCAAGCAGAAGGGTGAGTGTAAATGTATTCCATGGAAGAATTTGCAAGACTTAATTCTAACGTATCTAGATGGGAAAAAGAAAGTTGATGTGTTTTCCTTGAGTATTTATGGGTTGGTGATTTTTTCTAGGGCGTTAGGGCATGTTGATGAAGCGGTTTCAGATCTTTTTGACCGGGTGGATAAAGGGGTCACAGTTCTAGCAATTTTGGCTAAAACGTTTAGATCCTTGAACGCATGCAGACGAGCTAGCGAAGGTAGATTTATAGGATGTGCACAGTTGCTGTTAGCCTGGTTCCATAGTCATTTCTGGAAGGTGGATAAAATTTTGTACCGAGTTTTCTCCGAACAGTACTCCCCATTAAAAGAGATAGTGGCCACGCTAAGAAGGGACGACATATCAGAGGAAAATTGGATGacaattcttcaaaatcttcaagaagaggatgttgagtggagagcttCTTGGTTGATTCCTGACGAAATTCTTTACCAATGCGAGAGCTTTGATTGGGTCCCGTTGCTTGGAATTTGGGGAGCCGTTAGGTATGCACATTTTCTTGTACTAAGGCAATACAGTTCAAGATAGTTTGTACCGACAACACATGGgttagctcagtgtgagttctcGTACCGAGGAGATAATTATAAGAAGAAAGTGAAGGAAATTTCTCAGGCTTGGAATCAGGCTCGTAGGATGAAAAGGCTAGCTGTGGGCTCAGTGACGACACCTGAGTATGGTGAGTGGCGAAGTAAgagaattaataataatatttcgGAGTTAAATTCAGAAGATGTACGATCAATGGAAGAATACTTACAAGTGATCCCATCAGAGCTGGAAATTATAAAACAAGATTTCGAAAGGAAGAATTTAGACCTTGAAAGGAAGATAGAGCggttggaagaagaaaagatgcattTGAGGTTAGATGTTGATGTTCAAAAGTTAGAGGCtgaaaaattaaggaaaggaaagAATAAAGCAGAGGAGGACCTAGATAGTTTAAAGACGGATTACAAGAAGTTACGACTATCGATGAGAACTGCTGGGCTGGGAAAGACTTCAGAGAAGTGGCGACAAGAGATccaagaagaaagaaacaaagccGATTGGTGGGAAAGAAAATTTCAAGAGACCCAAGTGTAGAAAGAGACTTTAGAACGACAGGTGTTAGAAACCCAAAGCAATCAAGAAGAACTAAATGCTAGAATAGCAGAACTCGAGAGACCGCTTGCTCTGTACAGAAGTCGTAATTCTGTGGTAGAATTAAAGGCAAGTTTGAGCAAGATCGAGGAAATAAAGAAGAGGATAGAAGAATTAGAGCGTACATTACAAAGTTGTGAGCACCAGATTGAATTCCTTGAAGAAAATGAGGAGCATTGGAGGGAACAACTTTATCACTCACAGAATCAAATCAGGAATAGAGATTACATTATGGGCAAGGCTGTGGCTTAGATTCGGGAGGTAGTTGATCATTTGCAAACATTGGCAATTCAGGCTGACGTATTAAGCGTAAAGTAAGAGCTGAAATAAGATCGAGGTCAGGAGTTAGCTTTGTTGTTGAAGGAAGTTGAAACTTTGAACATTAGGGCAAAGCCAtatttgtaatccattttatgtaaagaattttgtttatcaataaagttttctaaaagaAATTGGATCAGATTCGACacccttttgcattcatttcatgtgTGTGCattacataacatcatatgcattcaagatTATTAAAAGGTTTTAATTGGTTAAAATTATGCcttagttaatctggaaaccaacaaaaacttACCAACCAAGCACCGTTACGGTACCCGTGCAAAGTAAAAAATtatggatcaaagattggaaaagCTTGAGTGACTTCAAAAGGAAATGCAGGATCAGTTACAGATGCAATTGAATGAGAAATTGGAAAAAATTCAATAGGATATGACAGAAAGGATGCTAGAGTCTCAAAAGGATATGATGGCTAAGCTGACACAGTTACTGACTAGTAGAGTAAATAAGGGGAAGGGTCATGCGGTTAATAATGATGAAGAAGACAAGGATGGACCTCtatatcctccaggctttacgccTTCGCATGTGTAAATTCTAGTTGAGGTGCATCCGCGCAGATCCTCTGTTTCAATTAGGCCTCAGCAGTTTCAAGCTGGTGTTTCAATGCCGATGAACTTCCAGGCTGGATCAGGTTCTAACCCCGGGGATAACCCGATTAATCTTGTTATCCCAGATTTTGATGAAGTAGCGGAGAAGGATAAAGTAAAGGAAGAATTTCCAAAATAGTTTGAGGAGAAGTGaaaatggattgaagagaaatttaggGCAATGGAGAGCACTGAAAGCTATCATGGAATAGATGCTAAAATCTGAGTTTGGTCCCGGATTTGGTGCTTCCTTATAAGTtcaagatgccagaatttgagaaatatagtgggaccagttgccctgaagcccatattaccatgttctgtaggagaatgactgggttTATTAACAATGATCAGTTATTAATACATTGTTTCCAAGATAGCCTCACTAGGGCAGCATCTGAATGGTACAATCAGTTAAAGTTGAACCAAAATTGGTACTTGGAGGGATTTGGCGTAGGCTTTTATGAGGCAGTACAGTCATGtatcagaaatg containing:
- the LOC107954446 gene encoding ORM1-like protein 2, producing MANLYVKAVPPADLNRNTEWFMYPGVWTTYILILFFSWLLVLSIFGCSPGMAWTVVNLAHFLVTYHFFHWKKGTPFAEDQGIYNGLTWWEQIDNGKQLTRNRKFLTVVPVVLYLIASHTTDYQHPMLFFNTLAVLVLVIAKFPNMHKVRIFGINADK